From Panthera tigris isolate Pti1 chromosome D3, P.tigris_Pti1_mat1.1, whole genome shotgun sequence, one genomic window encodes:
- the SKOR2 gene encoding SKI family transcriptional corepressor 2, whose translation MASSPLPGPNDILLASPSSAFQPEALSQPRPGHANLKPNQVGQVILYGIPIVSLVIDGQERLCLAQISNTLLKNFSYNEIHNRRVALGITCVQCTPVQLEILRRAGAMPISSRRCGMITKREAERLCKSFLGENRPPKLPDNFAFDVSHECAWGCRGSFIPARYNSSRAKCIKCSYCNMYFSPNKFIFHSHRTPDAKYTQPDAANFNSWRRHLKLTDKSPQDELVFAWEDVKAMFNGGSRKRALPQPGAHPACHPLSSVKAAAVAAAAAVAGGGGLLGPHLLGAPPPPPPPPPLAELAGAPHAHHKRPRFDDDDDSLQEAAVVAAASLSAAAASLSVAAASGGAGAGGGGAGGGCVTSVGAGAGAGAAAGAKGPRSYPVIPVPSKGSFGGVLQKFPGCGGLFPHPYTFPAAAAAFGLCHKKEDAGAAAEALGGAGSAGAAPKAGLSGLFWPAGRKDAFYPPFCMFWPPRTPGGLPVPTYLQPPPQPPSALGCALGESPALLRQAFLDLAEPGGAGGSADPAPPPGQPPPVVANGPGSGPPPPAGGAGARDTLFESPPGGSGGDCSAGSTPPADPGAVSGAGAAAAGAGPAGARVPAPHHPHLLEGRKAGGGSYHHSSAFRPVGGKDDAESLAKLHGASAGAPHSAQAHHHHHHHHPHHHHHHHPPQPPSPLLLLPPQPDEPGSERHHPAPLPPPPPPPPLALQPHHRGLLSPGGTSCSYPSEDSSEDEDDEEEEQEVDVEGHKPPEGEEEEEEGRDPDDDEEEDEETGILLGDPLVGGGRYLQGRGLSEKASSRDRAPAAAGAFPLALNSSRLLQEDGKLGDPSGSDLPPPPPSPPPLASQKAGGGGGSSPGSPVHHPSLEEQPSYKDNQKTKENNQVILPTKDDSNFSDKNKDHSFFITDSDASGGDFWRERSGEHTQETNSPHSLKKDVENMGKEELQKVLFEQIDLRRRLEQEFQVLKGNTSFPVFNNFQDQMKRELAYREEMVQQLQIIPYAASLIRKEKLGAHLSKS comes from the exons ATGGCTTCCAGCCCGCTGCCGGGGCCCAACGACATCCTGCTGGCATCGCCGTCGAGCGCCTTCCAGCCCGAAGCGCTGAGCCAGCCGCGGCCGGGCCACGCCAACCTCAAACCCAACCAGGTGGGCCAGGTGATCCTCTACGGCATTCCCATCGTGTCATTGGTGATCGACGGGCAGGAGcgcctgtgcctggcacagatctCCAACACTCTCCTCAAGAACTTCAGCTACAACGAGATCCACAACCGTCGTGTGGCGCTGGGCATCACGTGCGTGCAGTGCACGCCGGTGCAGCTGGAAATCCTGCGGCGCGCCGGAGCCATGCCCATCTCATCGCGCCGCTGCGGCATGATCACCAAGCGTGAGGCCGAGCGCTTGTGCAAGTCGTTCCTGGGCGAAAACAGGCCGCCCAAGCTGCCCGACAACTTCGCCTTCGACGTGTCTCACGAGTGCGCCTGGGGCTGCCGCGGTAGCTTCATCCCCGCGCGCTACAACAGCTCCCGCGCCAAGTGCATCAAATGCAGCTACTGCAACATGTACTTCTCACCTAACAAGTTCATCTTCCACTCCCACCGTACGCCCGACGCCAAGTACACGCAGCCGGACGCAGCCAACTTCAACTCTTGGCGCCGTCATCTCAAGCTCACCGACAAGAGTCCCCAGGACGAGCTAGTCTTCGCCTGGGAGGACGTCAAGGCCATGTTCAACGGCGGTAGCCGAAAGCGCGCGCTGCCCCAGCCCGGCGCGCACCCCGCCTGCCACCCGCTCAGCTCGGTCAAGGCGGCCGCCGTGGCAGCGGCGGCTGCGGTGGCTGGAGGCGGGGGACTGCTGGGTCCGCACCTGCTGggggcgcccccgcccccgccgccgccgccacccctGGCCGAGCTGGCGGGCGCGCCCCACGCCCATCACAAGCGGCCGCGCTTCGACGACGACGACGACTCGTTGCAGGAGGCGGCCGTTGTGGCCGCCGCCAGTCTctcggccgccgccgccagcCTCTCTGTGGCCGCGGCCTCGGGCGGcgccggggcgggagggggcggcgcCGGGGGCGGCTGCGTGACCAGCGTTGGCGccggcgcgggcgcgggcgcggcggCTGGCGCCAAAGGCCCGCGCAGCTACCCGGTCATCCCGGTGCCCAGCAAGGGCTCGTTCGGGGGCGTGCTGCAGAAGTTTCCCGGCTGCGGGGGGCTCTTCCCGCATCCTTACACCTTCCCGGCCGCAGCCGCCGCTTTCGGCTTGTGCCATAAGAAGGAGGACGCGGGCGCCGCGGCCGAGGCCCTGGGGGGCGCGGGCAGCGCGGGCGCGGCGCCCAAGGCCGGCCTGTCCGGCCTCTTCTGGCCCGCGGGCCGCAAGGACGCTTTCTACCCGCCCTTCTGCATGTTCTGGCCTCCGCGGACCCCAGGCGGGCTTCCCGTGCCCACCTACCTGCAGCCCCCGCCCCAGCCGCCCTCGGCTCTCGGCTGCGCGCTTGGAGAAAGCCCCGCCTTGCTGCGCCAGGCCTTCCTGGACCTGGCCGAGCCCGGCGGCGCCGGTGGGAGCGCTGATCCCGCTCCCCCGCCAGGTCAGCCCCCTCCGGTCGTGGCCAATGGTCCGGGCTCCGGCCCTCCGCCTCCGGCTGGGGGCGCGGGTGCTCGCGACACTCTCTTCGAGTCGCCCCCGGGCGGCAGCGGCGGGGACTGCAGCGCGGGCTCCACGCCGCCAGCCGACCCCGGCGCCGTGTCCGGTGCAGGGGCCGCGGCCGCCGGCGCGGGCCCCGCGGGAGCCCGAGTGCCCGCACCCCACCATCCGCACCTCCTGGAGGGGCGTAAGGCAGGCGGAGGCAGCTACCACCATTCGAGCGCCTTCCGGCCGGTGGGCGGCAAGGACGACGCGGAGAGCCTGGCCAAGCTGCACGGGGCGTCAGCGGGAGCGCCACACTCGGCCCAAGcgcatcaccaccatcaccatcaccacccgcaccaccaccatcatcatcacccccCGCAGCCGCCGTCACCGTTGCTGCTACTGCCCCCGCAGCCCGACGAGCCGGGTTCTGAGCGCCACCACCCGGCCCcgctgccgcccccgcccccgccgcccccgctgGCCTTGCAGCCGCACCACCGAGGCCTTCTGTCCCCCGGGGGCACCAGCTGCAGCTACCCCAGCGAGGACAGCTCcgaggacgaggacgacgaggaagAAGAGCAGGAGGTGGACGTGGAGGGCCACAAACCCCCCGAGGgcgaagaagaggaggaagaaggtcgAGACCCCGACGACGACGAGGAGGAAGACGAGGAGACGGGGATCCTGCTAGGGGACCCCTTAGTCGGGGGCGGCCGCTACCTCCAGGGCCGAGGGCTGTCAGAGAAGGCGAGCAGCCGGGACCGCGCACCGGCCGCGGCGGGCGCTTTCCCACTCGCCCTGAACTCCTCCAGGCTGCTGCAGGAGGACGGGAAACTGGGCGACCCCAGCGGCTCagacctgcccccgcccccgccctcgccCCCGCCTCTGGCCTCCCAGAAAGCTGGCGGCGGCGGTGGCAGCAGCCCGGGCAGCCCGGTCCACCATCCATCACTGGAGGAGCAGCCCTCCTACAAAGAT aatcagaaaactaaggaaaataaCCAAGTTATTTTACCTACAAAGGATGACAGCAACTtttcag ATAAGAACAAGGATCATAGCTTTTTCATCACAGACTCTGATGCTTCCGGAGGAGATTTTTGGAGAGAAAGATCAG